The genome window CCTCCTCGATGTCTCGCACCGTCGAGATCGCCTCCAGCTGCGTGTACGACTGGACGCCCGCGCCGACGATCCCCAGGCTCGTCGCGTCGGGGACCGCGAGGTGGTCGGTCGCGACCGCGGCGGCCGCGCCGGTGCGTTTCATCGTCAGCGTCGTCCCGTCGAGGACCGCGAGCGGGAACGCCGTCTCCGGGTCCGAGTAGATCATCGTCCCCATCACCGTCGGGAGGTCGTGGTCGGCGGGGTTGTCGGTGTGAACGTTCACCCACTTGATCCCGGCCGCGTCCCAGCCGTCGCCGGTCGCGGTCTCCTCGGCGACGTCCTCCTCGCGCACGTCGAGGTACGCCGGCATCGACCGGAAGTCGCCGTTGTACTCGGGGAGGTCGATGTACGACTTCGCCGGCATCTTGGCGTCGCCGCGCTCGTAGGCCGTGAACGCGCCGCGGACCGCGTCGATCACGCGGTCCATCTCGGCGTTCTCGTCGACGTCGTCCGCGTTGAGAAGCAGCGTCTGCATGTCGCAGAATTTGCCAGCCGCTACTTAGTGTCTTCCGAAGACGCGCCGGGGCCTTCCGAACGGGCGTCGGGACTCGCCGAACGGGCGTCGCGCTCGGCGACCACGATCGCCCGCAGGTCGTTGACGTTCGTCCCGGTCGGCCCGGTCCGGAGCAGCGCGCCAGCCGCGTCGAGCGCCGGGTACGCGTCGTTCGCGTCGAGGGCGTCCACGGCCGCCTCGCGGGCCAGCGGGCTCCCGGTGTCGCCGTCACCGTCGCCGCCGTCGGAGCCCCCCCCAACGAGGCGGTCGTCGACCAGCGCCCCCGCGGCGTCCGTGGCGCCGTCGATCCCGTCGGTGTCGACGCTCGCGACGGCGACCGCGGCCGCGTCGCCGGTCCCCACGCCGATCGCCCCCGCGCCGCCGAGTTCGACCGCGGCCGACAGCGCGAACTCCTGATTCGGGCCGCCCGCGCCGGCGTCGTCGCCGAGCGTCACCGTCACCTCGCCGGCCGAGAGGAGGACCGCGGGCGGTTCGACCGGCTCGCCGGCCGCGCGGCACTCCTCGGCGACCGCCGCGTGCGTCTTCGCCGCCTCGCGCGCCTCGCCGCGCACCCGCGAGGAGAGGACGAGCGGCTCGTACCCGCGCGCCGCGGCGACCTCCCGAGCGGCGCCGAGGGCGGTGCGCGCGCTCGCGACGATCCGGACGTCGACGCCGTCGCCGTCGAACGGGGGATCGCCCGGTCCCGGGGTCTCCGCGAGGTCGCCCACGGCGCCGCGTTCCAGCCGGTCGGTGACGGCCGCCGGCGCGTCGATCCCGTGTCGGTCGAGGACCGCGAGCGCGTCCGCGTAGGTCGTCGGATCGGGCGACAGCGGGCCGCTCGCGATCACGGCCGGGTCGTCGCCGGTCACGTCGCTTATCGCGAGCCCGAGGACGTCGGCGGGCGCGGCCGCCCGCGCCAGCCGCCCGCCCTTCACCGCCGAGAGGTGCTTTCGGACCGCGTTGATCTCGTCGATGGCCGCGCCGCTCGCCAGCAGCGCCTCGGTCGTCTCGCGGAGGTCGGCGAGTCCGATCCCCTCGGCGGGCGCGGCCAGCAGCGCGCTCCCGCCGCCGGTGAGCAGCCCGACCACGAGGTCGTCCGCGCCGGCGTCGGCCGCGACCTCGCGGACTTCTCGGGCGCTCTCGACGCCCGCCTCGCTCGGGGTGGGGTGGTCGCCGGGGAGGACCGAGATGCGATCGGTGTCGGTCGGGTCGTCCGTGACGACCGCGCCGCCGTCGATTCGGTCGCCGAGGAGCTCCTCGACCGCGGCCGCGAAGTGGCCCGCCGCGTTGCCCGCGCCGACGACGAGGGCGCGGTCGTAGGTAGCGAGGTCGTAGGTGGCCGTTGCGTCGTCGACGCCGGTGACCGTCAGGACGCCGTCGTCGAGGGAGAGGGCGTCCGCGACGACGCGTTCAGGGTGCGCGGCCTCGATCCCCGCGGTGACGCAGTCGAGCGCGAGCTCGCGGGCCGGGTCGCTCGCGTGTCGCTCGCGCTCGGCGACGGTCACGGCGGTGTCGGCGGACTGATCGGGCATCGGTTGGGTCGCCTCGCTCGGGATGCGCGCCGGCGCCCCAAGAGCGTTCTGGCGTTATAAATAGTTGCTACCAGACTGACGGACGACACCGTCAAAGCCCCAGTCGCTCGGCTCTACGTATTTACTTATAAATCTCCGATCGACACGGCCACCGCCGAAGCCCCAGTCGCGAGGCGGGCGCACGCTCGTTGCGTTCCTCGCTCAGTCGCTGACGCTCCTTCGCTGCGGTACTTACGTCCCCTGCGCCCGCCTCGCGACTGCCCCTTCGAGTCCCACCCGACCGCACAGCACCGCAGCCTCACACCTCCCCAGCCTCGTCGCTGGCGCCGACGGCGCCAGCGACTCCCTCGCGCGGACGACTCGCGCCCTGTCGGGCGCTCGTCGGCGCGCGCCACCGCATCCTCTTTTATAAAAGCCGCAGCGCTCGCCCGTGGGTATCTATAAGCTCAAAAGGCGGTGTGCGGAAATATCACGCGGCTCGTCGGCCGTTTTAGAGGATGACGCCGCGCGTCTGGAGCACGTAGTAGGCCGCGAGCAGCGCCGCGATGACGTACTGCCCGAGCGCGACCTCGTCGTACTCGCCGACCGCGACCTTGATCAGCGGGTAGGCGACGATGCCGGCCGCGAGCCCGTCGGCGATGGAGTAGGCGAACGGCATCACGGTGACCGTGAGCCCCGCGGAGACGGCCCACGCCGGGTCCGTCCAGTCGACCTCGACGAGCCCCTGGAGCATCATCACGCCGACGACGATCAGCGCGATGAAGGAGGCGTACGCCGGGATCGCGGCCACGAGCGGGATCAGGACGAGCGACGCGAGGAAGAGCAGCGCGACGACCAGCGCCGTCAGGCCGGTCCGGCCGCCCTCCTCGACGCCGGTCGACGACTCGATGTACGTCGTCACCGTGGAGGTACCCAGGACCGCGCCCGCGGTCGTCCCCACCGCGTCGGCCATCAGCGGCTTGTCCATGTCGGGGAGGTCGCCGTCCTCGTCGAGGAAGTCACCGAACTGCGAGACGCCGATGAGCGTCCCCGCGGTGTCGAAGAAGTCGACGAAGAAGAAGGTGAACACGACTAGGACGAACGTGAGCGGGTCGATCCCCCCGAGCCCGTCGACGAACGCCCCCGCCAGCGGCGAGATGTCGTACTGCGCGCTCGGGAGCGACTCCGGCGTGACCGTGCCGCGCCCGAAGACCCCGGCGAGCGTGAGCCCCCAGCCGACGGCGGCGGTCGCCACGATCCCGATCACGATCGAGCCCGTGATCCCCCGCGCCCAGAGGCCGAAGGTGAACACGAGCCCGAGCAGTCCCAGTATCGCCCACGGGTTCCCGAACACGCCGCCCAGCGTGACGAGCGTCGCCTCGTCGGGCACGACGATCTGGAGCTCTTGAAAGCCGATGAACAGCAGGAACAGCCCGATACCGGCGCCGACCGACCGCTTCACCGGCTCCGGGAACAGCCGGATGACGTACTCCCGCGCGCCGACCGCGGTCAGGACCATGAACAGGACGCCCTCGACGAACACCGCGGCCAGCGCCGTCTGCCACGGGACGCCGAGCCCGAGCACGACCGTGTACGCGAAGAAGGCGTTGAGTCCCAGCCCGGGCGCGAGCCCGAACGGCCGGTTGGCGTACAGCGCCATCACGAGGGTCGCGATCGCCGCCGACAGCGCCGTCGCGATGGCGATCATCTGGAACACCTCCCCCTGCCCGTACCCCTCGATCTGGATCGCCTCCGAGAGGATGGCGGGATTCACGACGATGATGTACGACATCGCGAGGAACGTCGTCAGCCCGGCGACCAGTTCGGTGCGGACGTCCGACCCGAGCGACTCCACGTCGAACCGCGCGGCCAGCGTGTCTGAAAGGCCCATTGAACGGGTGGGTGTTCCCGCGGATCGGGTGATAAGCCTTGCTGAACGAACCGGAATACGATCCGTATATATGGATCAAAATGCCTCTCAAATGGATTTTTTCGCGGAGAGTATGCGCGAACGTGGCTACTCGAACGTCGTCAGCGCCCCGACCGGCGCGTCGGTGATCGCTCGCGCGCGGTCCATCCCCTCGTCGCCGACCGCGATGAGCGCGAACACGCCGGTGACGTCTGCGTCGCCCTGGAGGGCGATGTCGAGGAGGAGCTCCTGGGTCTCGCCCGACCGGATCAGGTCGTCGACGACCAGCACCGTGTCGCCGGCGTCGATCGCGCTCGCGGGGAGGTAGTAGGTGAGCTCGATGCCGGAGGCGAGCCGCTGGCGCGACTCGATGAACTCCTCGACCGCGGTCTCCTTCGACTTCTTCGCGTACGCCAGGCGCGCGTCGAAGAAGGAGGCCATCGCCGCGCCCAGCGTGATCCCGTCGGTCGCGGCCGTCAGCACCACGTCGGGCGACTCGAACTCGAACGTCTCCGCGGCGACCGGCGCCACCAGATCGAGGAACGACTGGTCGAAGACGACGCCGGAGTTGTCGACGTACCCCTCGTCGTCGAACTCGACGCGCGCGACCAGCTCGTCGGCGAGCGCCTCGCGGCCGACCGACTCGACGACCTCGCTCGCGCGGTCGGTCCCCGGTAACACGTGCCCGTTCACGTACCGGTTCAGGTCCCCCGCGGGCAGCCCGGTCACCTCCGAGAGCTCCTCGTACGTTCGCGTCTCCTTCAGCATCCGCAACACGGCGACCGCCTGTAGCTGGAGGGCCGCCTTCTCTGCGCGGTTCATACGGATGATCGCGATCGCACAACTATGAATACGTCGAAGTCAAGTGCGACATGGATACCCACGTGCGTGCGTCACACGGCCGCGGATTCGGACGGCGGGCGACGGACCTCGACGCCGATCCTCACGACCGCCTCACGCCTCGGGCGCGTCGAAGAAGACGGCGGGCTCGTCGATCGCGATCTCGACGTGGTCGCGGTCGTCGAGGGGGCGCAGCCGGACGGTAAGCGCCCCCGCAGCCTCGGCGGCCGCGCGCAGCGCGGCGAGGTCGTCGCTCGCGAGGTACGTCGGCACGCAGAGCGCCACCTGCGCCGCCTCGTCGGTCGCGACCACCAGCCGGTACGCGGTGTCGTCGGCGGCGCCCGCGTACACGTCGACGCCGTCGATCGCGGCGTCGTCGACCGCGGAAAGCGCCGCGTCGAACTCCGACTCGGGTAAGAGTACGTCGATCCGGGCGGCGTCCGCGACCGGGTTCACCTGTCCGGGATGCCCGGCGATCGCGGTCCAGCCGCGCTCTCGGTACGCCGCCGCCGTCGACTCCGCGTCCTCCTCGACCGCGTCCCACCGCGGTCCGGGATCGGGTGCGTCCATACCGCTCGCCTACCGCCGGCCCCCCTACATAGGCGTCGGTTTCCCTTCGCGTCGGTTCCCGCTTTCCCCCTCACACCCGAACTCCGGTGTGTCGTTTCGTCAACCGGTCTCCGGCGGCCGGTCGAAAAAGGAGCGACCCCTGCCGGTAGGTTCATAACGCTCTATGGTTTGGTATCGCCTATGCCTACTGACAACGACGATCACGTCGACAGGCGGACGGTGCTCAAGTACGCGGGAACGGCCGGTGCGGTCGGCCTCGCTGGCTGTTCCGGAAACGGCGGCGACGGCGGTGACGGCTCGGACGGCTCGGACGGCGAGGACGGTATGGACGGCGGGGACGGCTCGGACGGCGAGGACGGCTCTGACGGGGGCGACGACACGTTCGAACTCGGCGTCACCATGGGCCAGATGGACTCCGGCCTCGACCCGCAGGACCACGCCGAGACGAACACCGAGATCATCACCGGCCAGATGTACGAGGGCCTGCTCGACCGCGACAAGGAGGGCGGCATCATCGCCGGCCTCGCCAACGAGTGGGAGCGCACGGACGACGGCAGCGTCCGGTTCATGCTGCGCGACGGCGTCACGTTCCACAACGGCGACGACCTGACCGCGGAGGACGTCCGGTTCAGCATCCGCCGGATCGTCTTCAACGACGTCGGCATCGTCAGTCCGCAGACGAACGACCTCGGTCCGGTCTCGGAGGTCACGACCGGCGACGGGGAGGTGACGGTCTCCTTCGAGGGGTACAACCCGATCGCGTTCCAGCTGTTCGCGACGAACGGCGACATCATGCAGCAGTCGTGGGTCGAGGAGAACGGCACCGACTACATCAACCGGAACGCGAACGGGACGGGACCGTTCCGTCTCACCGAGTACCAGTCGGGCAACGTGGTCCGCTACGGGCCGAACGAGGACTACTGGGACGGCGCGCCGGCGGTCGACGAACTCTCCATGAGCGCCTCCAGCGAGTCGAGCACGCGGGTCAACCAGCTTCTCGCGGAGGAGACCGACATCGTGACGAACGTCCCGCCGAACGAGGTCTCTCGGGTGAATAGCTCCGACGTCGCGACGATCAACTCCGTGGCGAGCGCGCGGATCATCTTCCTCCAGATGCGCTACGACGTGGAGCCGTTCTCCAGCCAGCAGTTCCGGCAGGCGATGAACCACGCGGTCGACGTCGAGAGCATCATCGAAAACGTGCTCAACGGCTTCGGGAACCTCACCGCCCAGCCGACGCTCGAGGGTCACGTCGGGTACAACCCCGACATCGACCCGTACCCGTACGACCCCGACGAGGCCGAGCGGCTCGTCGAGGAGTCGGGACACGCGGGCGTCGAGATCACGCTTCAGACGCCGATCGGGCGCTACCTCCGCGACGTCGAGATCGCGCAGGCGGCGGCCAACCAGATCGACTCGCTGTCGAACGTCTCCTGTGAGCTGCAACAGCGCGAGTTCTCCTCGCTCGTCCAGGACGTCACCGCGCCGAACATCGAGGACCGCCCGCACTTCACCCTCCTCGGGTGGGGGAACGCCGAGTTCGACGGGAGTCAG of Halorubrum trapanicum contains these proteins:
- a CDS encoding ABC transporter substrate-binding protein, whose translation is MPTDNDDHVDRRTVLKYAGTAGAVGLAGCSGNGGDGGDGSDGSDGEDGMDGGDGSDGEDGSDGGDDTFELGVTMGQMDSGLDPQDHAETNTEIITGQMYEGLLDRDKEGGIIAGLANEWERTDDGSVRFMLRDGVTFHNGDDLTAEDVRFSIRRIVFNDVGIVSPQTNDLGPVSEVTTGDGEVTVSFEGYNPIAFQLFATNGDIMQQSWVEENGTDYINRNANGTGPFRLTEYQSGNVVRYGPNEDYWDGAPAVDELSMSASSESSTRVNQLLAEETDIVTNVPPNEVSRVNSSDVATINSVASARIIFLQMRYDVEPFSSQQFRQAMNHAVDVESIIENVLNGFGNLTAQPTLEGHVGYNPDIDPYPYDPDEAERLVEESGHAGVEITLQTPIGRYLRDVEIAQAAANQIDSLSNVSCELQQREFSSLVQDVTAPNIEDRPHFTLLGWGNAEFDGSQTLTPLLSSEGALTILKNDELDGLLEEAESTRDPDERVDILQEANQLAHDLAPWVFMHQQFSVYGVSSDISWEPRADEFIDPDTATQQ
- a CDS encoding NCS2 family permease encodes the protein MGLSDTLAARFDVESLGSDVRTELVAGLTTFLAMSYIIVVNPAILSEAIQIEGYGQGEVFQMIAIATALSAAIATLVMALYANRPFGLAPGLGLNAFFAYTVVLGLGVPWQTALAAVFVEGVLFMVLTAVGAREYVIRLFPEPVKRSVGAGIGLFLLFIGFQELQIVVPDEATLVTLGGVFGNPWAILGLLGLVFTFGLWARGITGSIVIGIVATAAVGWGLTLAGVFGRGTVTPESLPSAQYDISPLAGAFVDGLGGIDPLTFVLVVFTFFFVDFFDTAGTLIGVSQFGDFLDEDGDLPDMDKPLMADAVGTTAGAVLGTSTVTTYIESSTGVEEGGRTGLTALVVALLFLASLVLIPLVAAIPAYASFIALIVVGVMMLQGLVEVDWTDPAWAVSAGLTVTVMPFAYSIADGLAAGIVAYPLIKVAVGEYDEVALGQYVIAALLAAYYVLQTRGVIL
- a CDS encoding glycerate kinase, whose protein sequence is MPDQSADTAVTVAERERHASDPARELALDCVTAGIEAAHPERVVADALSLDDGVLTVTGVDDATATYDLATYDRALVVGAGNAAGHFAAAVEELLGDRIDGGAVVTDDPTDTDRISVLPGDHPTPSEAGVESAREVREVAADAGADDLVVGLLTGGGSALLAAPAEGIGLADLRETTEALLASGAAIDEINAVRKHLSAVKGGRLARAAAPADVLGLAISDVTGDDPAVIASGPLSPDPTTYADALAVLDRHGIDAPAAVTDRLERGAVGDLAETPGPGDPPFDGDGVDVRIVASARTALGAAREVAAARGYEPLVLSSRVRGEAREAAKTHAAVAEECRAAGEPVEPPAVLLSAGEVTVTLGDDAGAGGPNQEFALSAAVELGGAGAIGVGTGDAAAVAVASVDTDGIDGATDAAGALVDDRLVGGGSDGGDGDGDTGSPLAREAAVDALDANDAYPALDAAGALLRTGPTGTNVNDLRAIVVAERDARSASPDARSEGPGASSEDTK
- a CDS encoding phosphoribosyltransferase family protein, coding for MNRAEKAALQLQAVAVLRMLKETRTYEELSEVTGLPAGDLNRYVNGHVLPGTDRASEVVESVGREALADELVARVEFDDEGYVDNSGVVFDQSFLDLVAPVAAETFEFESPDVVLTAATDGITLGAAMASFFDARLAYAKKSKETAVEEFIESRQRLASGIELTYYLPASAIDAGDTVLVVDDLIRSGETQELLLDIALQGDADVTGVFALIAVGDEGMDRARAITDAPVGALTTFE